Proteins found in one Quercus robur chromosome 2, dhQueRobu3.1, whole genome shotgun sequence genomic segment:
- the LOC126713834 gene encoding uncharacterized protein LOC126713834 isoform X2, with product MMQFQKCKRIMNVALPHLVCSFLFHSLSLSLDINWFLVSARVLTSYESEDSSANEVDLESSGLPISDDNAETGNEKQIHTDSQLSGKRDYEELKIQSNIMAQKESIPEDIPDCILKCKSVFKCRICPRIICLNEETLRAHLESKRHARSEKLLNEGRLKAMLNSDGEIENQETAAEMNARILAIPLGSKKRKNRRRHGEKKKKTKLQKTGDEEKISRAKRSAKSPAKKRRKNEN from the exons ATGATGCAGTTCCAGAAGTGCAAGAGAATAATGAATGTTGCTCTACCTCATCTGGTTTGTTCATTCttatttcattctctctctctctctcttgacaTCAACTGGTTCTTGGTATCTGCTAGAGTGCTCACAA GTTATGAGAGTGAGGATAGCTCGGCAAATGAGGTTGATCTTGAATCATCAG GTCTACCAATAAGTGATGATAATGCTGAAACtggaaatgaaaaacaaatccATACTGACAGTCAGTTGTCTGGTAAACGTGATTATGAAGAACTGAAGATACAGTCTAATATCATGGCTCAAAAGGAATCAATACCGGAAGATATTCCAGACTGTATATTAAAATGCAAATCGGTTTTTAAGTGCAGGATATGTCCTAGAATTATCTGTTTGAACGAGGAGACACTGAGGGCTCATCTCGAGTCCAAG agaCATGCTCGATCTGAGAAATTATTAAATGAAGGTAGGCTGAAGGCCATGCTCAACAGTGATGGGGAGATTGAGAACCAAGAGACTGCTGCAGAGATGAATGCTCGAATTTTAGCTATTCCATTg GGtagtaaaaaaaggaaaaacagaaGAAGGCatggtgagaaaaagaaaaaaacaaag TTACAGAAAACCGGAGATGAAGAGAAAATCAGCAGAGCAAAGCGATCGGCAAAAAGCCCAGCCAAGAAAAGGCGTAAAAATGAGAACTGA
- the LOC126713834 gene encoding uncharacterized protein LOC126713834 isoform X1, which translates to MIKRQFYHIEHANKDDASDSSSSSDSEVEAEEIEESEDDAVPEVQENNECCSTSSGYESEDSSANEVDLESSGLPISDDNAETGNEKQIHTDSQLSGKRDYEELKIQSNIMAQKESIPEDIPDCILKCKSVFKCRICPRIICLNEETLRAHLESKRHARSEKLLNEGRLKAMLNSDGEIENQETAAEMNARILAIPLGSKKRKNRRRHGEKKKKTKKTGDEEKISRAKRSAKSPAKKRRKNEN; encoded by the exons atgataaagaggCAGTTCTACCATATAGAACATGCCAATAAAGATGATGCCTCAGATTCATCTTCGTCTTCTGACTCCGAAGTAGAAGCAGAAGAAATAGAAGAATCAGAAGATGATGCAGTTCCAGAAGTGCAAGAGAATAATGAATGTTGCTCTACCTCATCTG GTTATGAGAGTGAGGATAGCTCGGCAAATGAGGTTGATCTTGAATCATCAG GTCTACCAATAAGTGATGATAATGCTGAAACtggaaatgaaaaacaaatccATACTGACAGTCAGTTGTCTGGTAAACGTGATTATGAAGAACTGAAGATACAGTCTAATATCATGGCTCAAAAGGAATCAATACCGGAAGATATTCCAGACTGTATATTAAAATGCAAATCGGTTTTTAAGTGCAGGATATGTCCTAGAATTATCTGTTTGAACGAGGAGACACTGAGGGCTCATCTCGAGTCCAAG agaCATGCTCGATCTGAGAAATTATTAAATGAAGGTAGGCTGAAGGCCATGCTCAACAGTGATGGGGAGATTGAGAACCAAGAGACTGCTGCAGAGATGAATGCTCGAATTTTAGCTATTCCATTg GGtagtaaaaaaaggaaaaacagaaGAAGGCatggtgagaaaaagaaaaaaacaaag AAAACCGGAGATGAAGAGAAAATCAGCAGAGCAAAGCGATCGGCAAAAAGCCCAGCCAAGAAAAGGCGTAAAAATGAGAACTGA